One Scylla paramamosain isolate STU-SP2022 chromosome 5, ASM3559412v1, whole genome shotgun sequence genomic region harbors:
- the LOC135100572 gene encoding uncharacterized protein LOC135100572 isoform X1, which translates to MQNNSEIYTVVPNTTTTATMQQTGVPKAVWQRRTNKIIAAGITIIGLTMMLSLIPQCIYIGIVFVSCSLVWLGWMTVREKKVEPPRPEGQHPTSPVLFLVASHHLSNSSRSPTLPDPEDKPPTYDQILKLDGAPPDYFSILTEKPPRYEDLSPGLGWGACAMPAELYPADLACVHQAPSLHPHSSSAFLHEAPLSWAAAQTQAASYTATHNPAFARDTPSLQSLVEDHEDKEAQDREAQDTEETQSLNKSIEPVDQSAA; encoded by the exons ATGCAGAATAACAGTGAAATATATACC GTTGTccccaataccaccaccaccgccaccatgcAGCAGACGGGGGTGCCCAAGGCCGTCTGGCAGCGGCGCACCAACAAGATCATAGCTGCCGGAATCACCATCATCGGGCTTACCATGATGCTTTCTCTTATCCCGCAGTGCATTTACATCGGCATTGTCTTCGTCTCCTGCTCCTTAGT GTGGCTCGGCTGGATGACGGTGCGTGAAAAGAAGGTGGAGCCTCCCAGACCAGAAGGACAGCACCCCACCTCCcccgtcctcttcctcgtcgcCTCACACCACTTGTCCAAT TCATCGAGAAGCCCCACGTTGCCAGATCCCGAGGACAAACCGCCCACCTATGACCAGATCCTCAAGCTGGACGGCGCCCCTCCTGATTACTTCTCCATCCTCACCGAGAAACCGCCCAG GTACGAAGACCTGAGCCCTGGGCTGGGATGGGGCGCTTGTGCCATGCCTGCTGAGTTGTATCCTGCCGATCTTGCCTGCGTGCACCAAGCCCCTTCCCTGCACCCACACTCCTCGTCAGCCTTCCTGCACGAAGCTCCGTTGTCCTGGGCGGCCGCGCAGACACAGGCCGCTTCTTACACTGCCACCCATAACCCGGCCTTCGCGAGAGACACCCCAAGTTTGCAGTCTTTAGTGGAGGACCATGAAGACAAGGAGGCTCAGGACAGAGAAGCTCAGGACACAGAAGAAACTCAGTCACTGAACAAGAGCATAGAACCCGTGGACCAGAGCGCGGCGTGA
- the LOC135100572 gene encoding uncharacterized protein LOC135100572 isoform X2: MQQTGVPKAVWQRRTNKIIAAGITIIGLTMMLSLIPQCIYIGIVFVSCSLVWLGWMTVREKKVEPPRPEGQHPTSPVLFLVASHHLSNSSRSPTLPDPEDKPPTYDQILKLDGAPPDYFSILTEKPPRYEDLSPGLGWGACAMPAELYPADLACVHQAPSLHPHSSSAFLHEAPLSWAAAQTQAASYTATHNPAFARDTPSLQSLVEDHEDKEAQDREAQDTEETQSLNKSIEPVDQSAA; the protein is encoded by the exons atgcAGCAGACGGGGGTGCCCAAGGCCGTCTGGCAGCGGCGCACCAACAAGATCATAGCTGCCGGAATCACCATCATCGGGCTTACCATGATGCTTTCTCTTATCCCGCAGTGCATTTACATCGGCATTGTCTTCGTCTCCTGCTCCTTAGT GTGGCTCGGCTGGATGACGGTGCGTGAAAAGAAGGTGGAGCCTCCCAGACCAGAAGGACAGCACCCCACCTCCcccgtcctcttcctcgtcgcCTCACACCACTTGTCCAAT TCATCGAGAAGCCCCACGTTGCCAGATCCCGAGGACAAACCGCCCACCTATGACCAGATCCTCAAGCTGGACGGCGCCCCTCCTGATTACTTCTCCATCCTCACCGAGAAACCGCCCAG GTACGAAGACCTGAGCCCTGGGCTGGGATGGGGCGCTTGTGCCATGCCTGCTGAGTTGTATCCTGCCGATCTTGCCTGCGTGCACCAAGCCCCTTCCCTGCACCCACACTCCTCGTCAGCCTTCCTGCACGAAGCTCCGTTGTCCTGGGCGGCCGCGCAGACACAGGCCGCTTCTTACACTGCCACCCATAACCCGGCCTTCGCGAGAGACACCCCAAGTTTGCAGTCTTTAGTGGAGGACCATGAAGACAAGGAGGCTCAGGACAGAGAAGCTCAGGACACAGAAGAAACTCAGTCACTGAACAAGAGCATAGAACCCGTGGACCAGAGCGCGGCGTGA